TTGTCGTGTTAGTCATTAATACGTTTTAATCTGAATAAATTTTTCTGTTGCTTCAATTTTTTCCAGATCAATATTAGATGGGATGTGTAGATTGATTGAGTCTATCAAGAAAAACAGTTACAATTTAGCAACTAAATGCCGAGAATTTAAGCAGGATGTGTTTCTGATTTTATTGTATTAAATGGAGATATTATGACTACTAATGCTTATAAGAGACGTATTGGGCCTATTGGTCTAATGATGTCTTCTGTAAGCGCTATGATTGGTTCTGGATGGCTATTTAGTTCATTGTATGTCGGTCGTCTAGCGGGACCTGCTTCTGTTGTTGCTTGGATGTTTGGTGGAATATTAGTAGTCATTGTAGCTCTTACCTATGCAGAGATTACAACTATGTTACCTATTACTGGAGGTAGTACCCGTTTTCCGCAGTTAACTCATGGCACTTTTGTTAGTTTATTTTTTGGGTGGATTACGTGGTTTAATTTAATGACAGCTCCAGCTACAGAAGTTCAAGCGATGATTCAATATGCCGCTAATTACTGGCCTGATTTGATTCGACAAAATGGAAACAGTGTACAACATGGATTAAGTTTAGAGGGTTATCTTATCGCCACGTTGTTAATGATAGGTTTTAGTTTAATTAACATTTATTCCATTCGATTTACTACCAGTCTTAATAATGTTTTTTCATTCTGGAAATTAATTGTACCAATTTTAACTGCTTTTGTGCTCATAATAGTTGCTTTTCATCCTTGTAATTTTTCTAATCTACAATATGGTGGATTTATGCCTAATAATTGGAAGGGTGTCTTCGCTGCATTAGCAACAGGAGGAATTTTGTTTGCTTTTAACGGATTTAAACAGGCAGTAGAGCTTGCGGGAGAGGCAGATAATCCAGGCCGAACTATAATGATTGCTATTCTAGGTAGTTTAATAATCGTATTAATTATCTATTTATTACTACAAATTGGTTTTATTGGGGCTTTAAGTGCTGACAGTTTGTCGAAGGGTTGGCTATACATACATTTCATAGGTGATGCGGGGCCTCTAGCTGGTCTCTTGATGACATTGGGTATTACTTGGATGGCTGTTTTACTTTATATTGATGCTTTAATTGCCACTGGTGCTGCAGGATTAGTTTATAGCACTAGCGCAGCTAGAACTTTGTATGGATTAAGTGCCAATCGCCAGTTACCTAAATTTTTACACGAAGTAAATGAGAGAGGAATTCCTGCTAAGGCTGTCATTGTTAATTTTATAGTAAGTATGACATTTTTCTTGCCATTTCAAGGTTGGTACGAGATGGCTGAATTTATGTCATCAATTATCGCCCTTTCTTATATTACAGGGCCGATTTGTTGTTTATCGTTGCGTTATCAGCTACCATGGCAAAAGCGAGTTTTTCGTTTACCCTTGATTACAATATGGAGTTTTATTGGATTTTATATTTGTACTCTCATTGTTTATTGGACAGGTTGGCGTGTAGTTTCAAAATTAGGAATTAGCTTAGTGGTTTCTTTTATGCTTTTTATTTTTTATCGATTATTGTCCACACGTCCTAGAGGTATTCATATGAATTGGCGTGCATCTCTTTGGATGTGGCCATATTTACTTGGACTAAGCGTTATTTCTTATTTAGGATCTTATGGTGGAGGTCATGATAAAATTTCTTTTGGATGGGATTTTTTATATCTTGGTATTTTGTCTATTGTCGCTCTTTATTTAGCGGTTGTATTTCGGGCTAGTGATAAACATGTAAGGGTTACACTTAATAGTTTTGAAGAAGAAGTCATGACTGGTATTCCATCTACTGTCCCTGACTAAAAGTGAAGAATCACAGTAAAAACAGAAAAATAGCAAACTGTTTAATTAACATTCTCTTAAAATTCGACGTCTTATGAAAAAACTTTACATAAAAACACATGGTTGTCAAATGAATGAATACGATTCCACGAAAATAATAGACGTTTTGTATATGTCTCATCAATTAGAGACTACTAATAAACCGGAAGACGCAGACGTTCTTTTGCTGAATACATGTTCTATACGAAAGAAAGCTCAAGAAAAGGTATTTTCTGAATTAGGTCGATGGAAAGCTTACAAATCAAAAAGGCCTCATATAATTATTGGTGTTGGAGGCTGTGTAGCAAGTCAAGAAAGAGAGAGTATTTTGAAACGCGCTCCTTTTGTGGATATTGTTTTTGGACCACAAACCTTGCATCGATTACCAAAATTATTAGATACAGTTATCCAATTTAAAAAATCAGTTATTGATGTTGCCTTTTCAGAATTTGAAAAATTTGATTATCTTCCGGAGCCTCGCGCAAGTGGACTCTCGGCCTTTGTTTCCATTATGGAAGGATGTAGCAAATATTGTACTTTCTGCATAGTGCCTTATACTCGAGGTGAAGAAATTAGTCGACCATTTGACGACGTCATAGCTGAAGTTGTTAAATTATCTCAACAGGGCGTTCGAGAAATTATTTTACTTGGTCAAAATGTTAATGATTATCAAGGTGTTATGTACAATGGAAAATTAGCTAATTTAGCTTTACTTATTCATTATTTAACTGCTATTAAAAAAGTAAAAAGAATTCGGTTTATTACTTCCCATCCTTCTGCTTTTTCCGAAATCTTGATTAATTCTTATGCTCAAGAACCTAAAATTGCAAACCACCTTCATCTACCCATTCAAAGTGGTTCCGATCGAATTCTTCAAATAATGAAACGTAATTACACTGTATCAGAATTTAAATATAAAATTCATAGGTTGCGTAAGATCAGACCTGATATTAGCGTTTCTTCGGATTTTATCGTTGGTTTTCCAGGAGAAACTGAAAGAGATTTTCAGGACACTATAGACCTTATTCATGAAATTGGCTTTGATTATTCTTTTAGTTTTATTTATAGTCCTCGTCCGGGAACTCCTGCTGCTCAATTATCTGATAACATCTCCATAAAAGTTAAAAAAAAACGTTTGTCAATTTTACAAAATTGCCTACGAATGACAGCATTAAAAATCAGTCAATCAATGTTAGGAACTCGACAACGTGTTTTAGTGATGGGGCCTTCAAAAAAATATCCTAAGCAACTTAGTGGTTGTACTGAAAATAACCGAATCGTAAATTTTGCAGGAGCAATGTCTTTAATTGGGAAAATAGTTTTTATCAATGTTGAAGAGATACAGTTAAATTCTTTTCGAGGCAGTATTTGCAGCAAAAGTATTTAATTTGAAATAATAGGAAATATATTAATAAGGACGATAATATTGGAAAAACTTTTTTATAGTAATGGAACATTGATTGCGAATTTACTTGAACATACTTTCAGCAAACACAATGGATGTTGCTTATTGTTGTTAAATATGAAACTAAGCATTAGCGTTCAAAATGCTACGAAATTTTCTGTGCCTTCTCTTCTAGAATTGAGAAGATGGGTAGGTATTACTTTCCAATGTATTCCCGTTACCATAGATAATGGTTTATCCGAATTAACAATTCGTTTTATTGATCAAAATGAGAGTGCTACTCTAAATAAAATTTATAGAAACCAAAGAGGTCCTACAAATATTCTATCTTTTTTCTATGGGACTATTCCTGGATTTCCCGAAGATTTAATTGGAGATTTAGCCATTTGTTCTCCTTTAGTTTTTCAAGAAGCGAAAACACAAAAAAAATTTTTACAAGCTCATTTTGCTCATCTTGTCGTTCATGGGGTTCTACATTTGCTAGGATACAATCATGTTAAAATGCAAGAAGCTTTAGAAATGGAAACATTAGAAATAGCAGTTCTTTCTCAATTTGGATATAAAAATCCGTATAAAGACTGATATATTGTTTTATCTAATTATCACTAGAAAACTTTAAAATAAATTGTACACTTATTTCTAGCATGAATTTTTACACTTAATGTAGAGATTTTTTAAAGTATTCTCAGGGTATTTTGTTGTCTTAGTTTCGGTACAACAGACTGATTTTTCATCGTTATTGTTTTCAAATTTTACATTTGAAAGCACTGTACTCTTATTCAAAGTTCTATATAGAAAGCCAATAATGTGGTTGAGTATTTTTAAAATTGGAACCTCTGAGTTAGAAAATACTAATTTTTTATTTCTTTGTAATACACAAGATTTTCCTCTGCCTTTTAATTTCTAAAAATAAACCTTATAACCTTGATTGTTCTTTTAAAGAAAAATTAAGTGCTTTATTACTAGAATCTATGGAATATCATTAGTTGTAACTTTTGTAGTTGAAAGTTTATGCTTTTTATTATTTTTTTATAAAGCAATATAATTCTTATTTTTTACTAGTCTTTTAATACAAAAAATCTATTTAAAATCTTTAATATATACGTTGCTACTTTTCTGAACAGTCGTTTTAAAATAGCATTTGTAACTTAAACGTTTACAAACGGAGTACTGTTGATTAATTCTAGTTAAGTTCAATATTTTCCCTATTTTCCCTTGCTGAATGCTAGTGTGCTTCCATCAATTTAGTTCTTAAGGTATTCTTAATTGTTATGAGTAATATACCATACAATCCATCTAGTATTGAAAAAGCTGTACAAACTTATTGGGAGAAAAAAGGATGCTTTTCAGTTAAAGAAGATTTGAACAGAGAAAAATTTTATTGCTTAGTGATGCTGCCTTATCCAAGCGGAGATTTACATATAGGGCACATTCGAAATTATACTATCGGAGATTTAATAACGCGTTATCAAATGCATAAAGGCCGAAACGTTTTACAACCTATGGGGTGGGATGCTTTTGGATTACCTGCTGAAAATGCTGCTATTCAACATAAAGTATCTCCGGCAGAATGGACTAATAAAAATATTAAAAAAATACGAACACAACTTAAACAATTAGGATTCGCTTACGATTGGTCTCGGGAAATCACTACATGTGATCCTCTATATTATCGTTGGGAACAATGGTTTTTTCTCCAATTGTATAAAAAAGGTCTTGCTTATAAAAAGAATGCTGTTGTAAATTGGGATCCTATTGATCAAACAGTATTAGCTAATGAGCAAGTCATTAATGGACGAGGATGGCGTTCAGGTGCTTGCATAGAAAGACGTAAAATTTCACAATGGTTTCTGAAAATTACCGATTATAGCGAAGAACTTCTTAAAAGTTTGAATGCGCTAAAGGGTAAATGGCCTGCACGAGTAATTACAATGCAAAAAAATTGGATTGGTCAATCTCACGGCACCACGGTGATTTTTTCTTTAAAAGATAGAGTAGATGAATTACGAATTTTCACCGCACGTCCTGATACTATTATGGGAGTTGCTTACATTGCGATAGCTCCAGAGCATCCTCTTGCAAAAGCGTATGCTAAGCAAAGCAAAAAAACTATTGATTTTGTAAAAAAATGTGAAAAAACGCGTGTAGCAGAAGTTGATATAGCCACTCAAGAAAAAGAGGGTATTTTAACAGACCTTTGTGCTATTCATCCGATCACGAAAAAAGAATTACCAATTTGGATCGTAAATTTTTTCCTAACAGATTATACTCTCTGTCAGGAGGATATAATTAGTGGGAAAGGGGCTGTAGCAGCAGTTCCTGCGCATAATCAACAAGATCATGCCTTTGCTATAAAATATAACTTGCCTATCAAGCCGGTTGTTAGACCGGCCAATGGCCAATGGAATTATGAGAAAATTGCTTATACCAGCAGATCTGGAAAACTTTTTAATTCGGGAATGTTTAATGAGTTAGATGTAAAAAAAGCGTTTGATATTATTATCGATTATTTAAGCTCTCATGGACGTTGCACTAACCATCAGATAAATTATCGCCTACGTGATTGGGGTATTTCCCGTCAGCGTTGTTGGGGAACACCGATTCCTGTTGTTTATTGCAAAAATTGTGGTGTTGTTCCAGTTCCTGAAAATCAGCTTCCTGTTCTGTTACCAGAATACATCGTTCCTACTGGATATAGTATCTCTTTAAAAGAGGATGAAGCATTTTATAAAACAAAATGCCCTAACTGCGGTAAGACTTCTGTAAGAGAAACAGATACAATGGATACCTTTGTCGAGTCCTCTTGGTATTACGCTCGCTATACTTGTCCTGATCAAGAAAATGCTATGTTAGATGATCGTGCTAAATATTGGACACCTGTAGATCAATACGTTGGAGGCATTGAGCATGCTATTATGCATCTACTTTATACTCGTTTCTTTCATAAAGTACTTAGAGATTTAGGTTTTCTGGATTCTAATGAACCTTTTTTACGATTACTTACTCAGGGAATGGTATTAAAAGATGGTATGAAAATGTCAAAATCTAAAGGAAATGTCGTTACACCACAACCATTAATAAAAAAATATGGATCCGATGCCATACGGCTTTTTATAATTTTTACAGCTCCTCCAGAACAAGATTTAGAATGGTCAGATATTGGAATTGAAGGAGCTCATCGTTTTCTAAGAAGATTATGGGATTTTTCTCATCAAGTTAAAGATATTTTGTTAGGTATTAATCAAAAAAAAAGACGATATCATCAATCCAAAACTTCTAAATACACATATACACGACAAATGATGCATAAATACTTGCTTCAAGCTAATAATGATATGGAACGTCATCAATTCAACACAGTCATTTCTGCGTCGATGAAAATTTTGAATCTATTATTAACAACACTTACTATGAACGATGAAATAAAATTTCTCTTAATTCATGAAGGATTAGGAATATTGTTATGTCTTTTATCACCTATTACTCCTCATATTACCCATTTTCTTTGGCGATTATTAGGATTTGGGGAAAATATTTTAGATACTCCTTGGCCTAAAGTAGATTTTAGGGTCTTAAAAACTTTACAGATAGATATAATTGTCCAAATTAATGGAAAATTGAGGGCTCGTATGCGAGTTTCCGCGGACACTTCGAATAAAGTAATTAAAAATCTTGCATTGAGTCAATACAATATTCAACGTTATATCTCTGGTACAAGAGTTAAAAAAGTTATTATCGTTCATCAAAGATTAGTTAATATAGTAATATAAGAAAAGTGTTAGATAAAATAAGGGTGATATTCTTAATACTGATTAGTGTTCTTATCTGTAATGCCCTAGTGGGTTGTGGATTTCAACCACGATTATCTGGAGATGTTCCATCTTGTCTGCGTTCTATTTACATAGATTCTTCTCAATTTTGTGATCCATTGATCATTCAATTGCGTAAAACTCTTCAAGCATTAACAGTTCATATAACTAAACAAAAAGAGACTGCTCTTGTTATTCTTCGCATTATTGACATTCATTGGAAGCCACTTATACCAAATATCTTGTACAGTAATGGAACTACATCTTATATTTACTTACTGAGTGTTGATTTTGATTTAGAAACTCGTAACGGGAAAATACTAATAGGTCCTAAAAATATAACCTTACAACGTCATTTAATACAGAATATCAGTCAAGTATACACTCCTAATGCCAATCAACTAATGAAAAAAGAAATGGTTGAAGCCATGGTGTCTTTGATTTACAGAGTATTAATTGTTTACGGAGGTAAAATAAAATAAATGCAAATATCATATAAGAAGCTTGACATGCATTTAATAAACCAACCTCTTCTGCCAATTTATCTTATATGTTCAGATGTTCCACTTTTAGCACAAGAAGCTCGAGACAGTATTCGAAAAGCCGCTTATCAGAAAGGCTTTTTGCAAAGAGAATTGTTTTTTATTGACAGCGAATATGGTTGGACAGCATTGGATATTGCTGTTAATAATTTTGATATTTTTAGTGAAAAAACTTTCATTGAAATTCGAAATCCCCAAGCAAAATTTAGCGAAAGAGGAATTCAGTTACTATCGCAATATGTGCAGAATCCACCACCTAACAAAAAATTATTAATTATCACTGACAAATTGACGACTGTACAAAAAAAGGCAATATGGTATAAGGAGATTTCTAAATCGGGAGTTGTAGTTTTGTTTTGGCCTTTATCCAAAAAAGAGCTACAAAAATGGATTGAACAACGTTTAAAAAAATTCAATATGGTCGCCGATATAGAAAGTATAAATCTTATTTCCGCCTTTACCGAAGGAAATTTGTTAGCGGCTCAACAAACAATAGAAAAATTGTATTTAATTTTTCAAGAAAAACCGCTGAAATTTGCAGACGTTAGTATCGTTATTCACGACAATGCATACTTTACAGTTTTCGATTTAGTAGAGGCTGCATTACTAGGAAATCAATTACGAGTAACACGAATTTTGTCAAACTTAAAATTTGTGGATAAGGAATCTGCTCCTTTAGTACTATGGGCTTTAACCCGAGAATTACGAAACATTTATACATTTTTTTTTCAGCAATCTAAAAACAGTAAATATTCTACACAATTATTTTCATCACAATGGCTACTTTATAAAAAACCTATACAAATAGCACGCTCACGCCTTAACCCGAAAGTTGTTTCTAGACTATTACAATATTCAAAACAAGTAGATTGGGTGATAAAAGGAGTAATACCGGGAAATGCTTGGCAAGAACTAGAGGTGCTAGGTTTAGCTCTTGCGGGAAAAATGCTACGATGAGTTTTCCATTATTGGGATTATTTGGTGGAAGATTTGATCCAATTCATAACGGACACTTATCTGTTCTTAGTCAGTTAATAGAAAAGCTTCCTTTTGAAATTATCCAATTAATTCCTTGTTATCAATCTTCTCATCAAAAAAGACTAATGGCGAATTCGCTAGATCGATTAGAAATGATTCGGTTAGCCATCGTTGATTACTCAATGCTTACTGTTAATGACATTGAAATTGAGAGGCAAGGTGTCTCCTATACTATTTATACACTACAGTTTTTGCGGAATCTGTTACCAAATTATTCTCTTTGTTTTATTCTTTCTACCGATGCTTTTGCTAGATTTAATCTCTGGTACCGTTATGCAGAAATTTTGAATTATTGTCATTTGATTGTCACTAACCGAACAAC
The genomic region above belongs to Coxiella endosymbiont of Amblyomma americanum and contains:
- the leuS gene encoding leucine--tRNA ligase codes for the protein MSNIPYNPSSIEKAVQTYWEKKGCFSVKEDLNREKFYCLVMLPYPSGDLHIGHIRNYTIGDLITRYQMHKGRNVLQPMGWDAFGLPAENAAIQHKVSPAEWTNKNIKKIRTQLKQLGFAYDWSREITTCDPLYYRWEQWFFLQLYKKGLAYKKNAVVNWDPIDQTVLANEQVINGRGWRSGACIERRKISQWFLKITDYSEELLKSLNALKGKWPARVITMQKNWIGQSHGTTVIFSLKDRVDELRIFTARPDTIMGVAYIAIAPEHPLAKAYAKQSKKTIDFVKKCEKTRVAEVDIATQEKEGILTDLCAIHPITKKELPIWIVNFFLTDYTLCQEDIISGKGAVAAVPAHNQQDHAFAIKYNLPIKPVVRPANGQWNYEKIAYTSRSGKLFNSGMFNELDVKKAFDIIIDYLSSHGRCTNHQINYRLRDWGISRQRCWGTPIPVVYCKNCGVVPVPENQLPVLLPEYIVPTGYSISLKEDEAFYKTKCPNCGKTSVRETDTMDTFVESSWYYARYTCPDQENAMLDDRAKYWTPVDQYVGGIEHAIMHLLYTRFFHKVLRDLGFLDSNEPFLRLLTQGMVLKDGMKMSKSKGNVVTPQPLIKKYGSDAIRLFIIFTAPPEQDLEWSDIGIEGAHRFLRRLWDFSHQVKDILLGINQKKRRYHQSKTSKYTYTRQMMHKYLLQANNDMERHQFNTVISASMKILNLLLTTLTMNDEIKFLLIHEGLGILLCLLSPITPHITHFLWRLLGFGENILDTPWPKVDFRVLKTLQIDIIVQINGKLRARMRVSADTSNKVIKNLALSQYNIQRYISGTRVKKVIIVHQRLVNIVI
- the miaB gene encoding tRNA (N6-isopentenyl adenosine(37)-C2)-methylthiotransferase MiaB encodes the protein MKKLYIKTHGCQMNEYDSTKIIDVLYMSHQLETTNKPEDADVLLLNTCSIRKKAQEKVFSELGRWKAYKSKRPHIIIGVGGCVASQERESILKRAPFVDIVFGPQTLHRLPKLLDTVIQFKKSVIDVAFSEFEKFDYLPEPRASGLSAFVSIMEGCSKYCTFCIVPYTRGEEISRPFDDVIAEVVKLSQQGVREIILLGQNVNDYQGVMYNGKLANLALLIHYLTAIKKVKRIRFITSHPSAFSEILINSYAQEPKIANHLHLPIQSGSDRILQIMKRNYTVSEFKYKIHRLRKIRPDISVSSDFIVGFPGETERDFQDTIDLIHEIGFDYSFSFIYSPRPGTPAAQLSDNISIKVKKKRLSILQNCLRMTALKISQSMLGTRQRVLVMGPSKKYPKQLSGCTENNRIVNFAGAMSLIGKIVFINVEEIQLNSFRGSICSKSI
- a CDS encoding LPS-assembly lipoprotein LptE, which codes for MIFLILISVLICNALVGCGFQPRLSGDVPSCLRSIYIDSSQFCDPLIIQLRKTLQALTVHITKQKETALVILRIIDIHWKPLIPNILYSNGTTSYIYLLSVDFDLETRNGKILIGPKNITLQRHLIQNISQVYTPNANQLMKKEMVEAMVSLIYRVLIVYGGKIK
- the holA gene encoding DNA polymerase III subunit delta → MHLINQPLLPIYLICSDVPLLAQEARDSIRKAAYQKGFLQRELFFIDSEYGWTALDIAVNNFDIFSEKTFIEIRNPQAKFSERGIQLLSQYVQNPPPNKKLLIITDKLTTVQKKAIWYKEISKSGVVVLFWPLSKKELQKWIEQRLKKFNMVADIESINLISAFTEGNLLAAQQTIEKLYLIFQEKPLKFADVSIVIHDNAYFTVFDLVEAALLGNQLRVTRILSNLKFVDKESAPLVLWALTRELRNIYTFFFQQSKNSKYSTQLFSSQWLLYKKPIQIARSRLNPKVVSRLLQYSKQVDWVIKGVIPGNAWQELEVLGLALAGKMLR
- the ybeY gene encoding rRNA maturation RNase YbeY, with amino-acid sequence MKLSISVQNATKFSVPSLLELRRWVGITFQCIPVTIDNGLSELTIRFIDQNESATLNKIYRNQRGPTNILSFFYGTIPGFPEDLIGDLAICSPLVFQEAKTQKKFLQAHFAHLVVHGVLHLLGYNHVKMQEALEMETLEIAVLSQFGYKNPYKD
- the nadD gene encoding nicotinate (nicotinamide) nucleotide adenylyltransferase, producing the protein MSFPLLGLFGGRFDPIHNGHLSVLSQLIEKLPFEIIQLIPCYQSSHQKRLMANSLDRLEMIRLAIVDYSMLTVNDIEIERQGVSYTIYTLQFLRNLLPNYSLCFILSTDAFARFNLWYRYAEILNYCHLIVTNRTTYCLSMDTWLETLLQNQTIDPNDLKRFISGKIFFQQLSACPISATKIRDYLVQGNYTAIQSMLPKTVVEYIKRHNLYQ
- a CDS encoding amino acid permease encodes the protein MTTNAYKRRIGPIGLMMSSVSAMIGSGWLFSSLYVGRLAGPASVVAWMFGGILVVIVALTYAEITTMLPITGGSTRFPQLTHGTFVSLFFGWITWFNLMTAPATEVQAMIQYAANYWPDLIRQNGNSVQHGLSLEGYLIATLLMIGFSLINIYSIRFTTSLNNVFSFWKLIVPILTAFVLIIVAFHPCNFSNLQYGGFMPNNWKGVFAALATGGILFAFNGFKQAVELAGEADNPGRTIMIAILGSLIIVLIIYLLLQIGFIGALSADSLSKGWLYIHFIGDAGPLAGLLMTLGITWMAVLLYIDALIATGAAGLVYSTSAARTLYGLSANRQLPKFLHEVNERGIPAKAVIVNFIVSMTFFLPFQGWYEMAEFMSSIIALSYITGPICCLSLRYQLPWQKRVFRLPLITIWSFIGFYICTLIVYWTGWRVVSKLGISLVVSFMLFIFYRLLSTRPRGIHMNWRASLWMWPYLLGLSVISYLGSYGGGHDKISFGWDFLYLGILSIVALYLAVVFRASDKHVRVTLNSFEEEVMTGIPSTVPD